A single region of the Bacillota bacterium genome encodes:
- a CDS encoding amidohydrolase, which yields MTADSKEKLKVRVVEAIDARRDLLIQLGEEIFHRPELGFKERRTAELVDRAMTEAGIPHRTGVALTGVVGTVAGRADEARVAVLGELDAVVCPGHPQADPITGAAHACGHNCQVATMLGTGFGLLDSGVMAELDGQVVLMAVPAEEYVEIEYRQRLREGGQIRFLGGKQEFIARGEFDRIDLAMMVHTGSPEPGKDATISGTSNGFIGKFIRYSGREAHAGGAPHRGVNALNAAMIGLVAIHAQRETFKDDDHIRVHPIITRGGDLVNIIPADVRMETYVRGKTMEAILEAGAKVNRALQAGGLAVGADCMITEIPGYLPRLNFEPFSQVFAANLAAIIGADRIGQERHGAGSTDMGDVSHLLPALHPMIGGAEGAAHSEDFRIADPELAYVLPAKVMAMTLVDLLADGAARAKELRAQHHAKYTRESYLTMWDSLFGGR from the coding sequence GTGACCGCCGATTCCAAAGAGAAGCTGAAGGTGAGGGTGGTCGAGGCCATCGACGCCCGCCGCGACCTCCTGATCCAGCTGGGCGAAGAGATCTTCCACCGGCCGGAACTCGGGTTCAAGGAGCGGCGGACGGCCGAGCTCGTCGACCGAGCGATGACCGAGGCCGGCATCCCGCATCGCACCGGGGTGGCCTTGACCGGAGTCGTGGGGACCGTCGCCGGCCGGGCCGACGAAGCCCGCGTCGCCGTCCTCGGCGAGCTCGACGCGGTGGTCTGTCCGGGGCACCCCCAGGCCGACCCGATCACCGGGGCGGCCCACGCCTGCGGGCACAACTGTCAGGTCGCCACGATGCTCGGGACGGGCTTCGGGCTGCTCGACTCGGGAGTCATGGCCGAACTGGACGGTCAGGTCGTGTTGATGGCCGTCCCGGCTGAGGAGTACGTGGAGATCGAGTATCGTCAGAGGCTCCGCGAGGGCGGCCAGATCCGCTTCCTCGGCGGCAAGCAAGAGTTCATCGCCCGCGGCGAGTTCGACCGGATCGACCTGGCGATGATGGTCCATACCGGCTCGCCCGAGCCGGGTAAGGACGCCACCATCTCCGGCACGTCCAACGGCTTCATCGGCAAGTTCATCCGGTACAGCGGCCGGGAGGCCCATGCCGGCGGCGCCCCGCACCGCGGGGTCAACGCCCTCAATGCGGCGATGATCGGCCTCGTGGCCATCCACGCCCAGCGGGAGACGTTCAAGGACGACGACCACATCCGGGTCCACCCGATCATCACCCGCGGCGGGGACCTGGTCAACATCATCCCGGCCGACGTTCGCATGGAGACCTACGTGCGAGGCAAGACTATGGAGGCCATTTTGGAGGCCGGCGCCAAGGTCAACCGGGCTTTGCAGGCCGGGGGCTTGGCCGTCGGGGCGGACTGCATGATCACCGAGATTCCCGGCTACCTCCCGAGGCTCAATTTCGAACCATTCTCCCAGGTCTTCGCAGCCAACTTGGCGGCGATCATCGGGGCCGACCGGATCGGTCAGGAGCGGCACGGCGCCGGTTCGACCGACATGGGCGACGTCTCCCACCTCCTGCCGGCCCTCCACCCGATGATCGGCGGAGCCGAGGGGGCGGCCCACTCCGAGGACTTCCGAATCGCCGACCCCGAGCTTGCCTACGTCCTCCCGGCCAAGGTCATGGCCATGACCTTGGTCGATCTACTGGCCGATGGCGCGGCCCGGGCCAAGGAGCTCAGGGCTCAACACCACGCGAAGTACACCCGGGAGTCCTACCTGACCATGTGGGACAGCCTCTTCGGCGGAAGGTGA
- a CDS encoding tetratricopeptide repeat protein — MATTLGEKIRQARKEAGMTQKDLAGEEYSAAFISQIERGVIRPSLQSLQVLAARLKRPIGHFMESEADLRERECDWLLATGRLLQGGGKAAKAAKVLQKAAQEAAEMGNRRREGEALLGQARSHKAQGNLDEAEKTFQLALEAYVQAGEEEGAALCLIGLGGLDELRNQIPKAVLDYQAALAKLGRPGGEDPGLKVRAIGRLALAVYRSGDFVTGNKLQDEALEALKVFAGTPELVLRYLETAQNHYAAGDVGRALAEAAKGRALLDLRADLEVAAALYLNAGLMAEDRGDWEEGFERFGAALRLYRQAGDQRGEVAAMIEAARYHFHAGHLERALGTSEECIELAEKIGDPALVGQGRQALGKVFIEMKDPERASAALEESVRLFEAADRPGELADSLYELGELHMARGERDKALAFFQRATALFRKMGLASGRGNMDDRMVKRLSRPKV, encoded by the coding sequence ATGGCCACCACGCTAGGAGAGAAGATCAGACAGGCCCGCAAGGAAGCCGGGATGACCCAGAAAGACCTGGCCGGCGAGGAGTACTCGGCGGCTTTCATCAGTCAGATCGAACGTGGGGTCATCCGCCCGTCCCTCCAGTCGTTGCAGGTCTTGGCGGCCCGCTTGAAGCGGCCCATCGGTCATTTCATGGAGTCCGAAGCCGATCTGAGGGAACGGGAGTGCGACTGGCTGCTGGCCACCGGCCGCCTGCTCCAAGGGGGCGGAAAGGCGGCCAAGGCGGCCAAGGTCCTCCAAAAGGCCGCCCAGGAAGCGGCAGAGATGGGCAACCGGCGGCGCGAGGGCGAGGCCCTCTTGGGTCAGGCCCGCTCGCACAAGGCCCAAGGGAACTTGGACGAGGCGGAGAAGACCTTCCAGCTGGCCCTCGAGGCCTATGTGCAAGCCGGCGAGGAAGAGGGCGCGGCCCTCTGCCTCATCGGGCTCGGGGGACTGGACGAACTGCGCAACCAGATCCCCAAGGCGGTTCTTGACTACCAGGCCGCCCTGGCCAAGCTGGGCCGGCCCGGGGGAGAGGACCCGGGGCTTAAGGTCCGGGCCATCGGCCGCCTGGCTCTGGCCGTCTATCGCTCCGGCGACTTCGTGACCGGGAACAAGTTGCAGGATGAGGCCCTGGAGGCCTTGAAGGTCTTTGCCGGAACGCCGGAGCTGGTTCTGCGGTACCTGGAGACGGCCCAGAACCATTACGCCGCCGGCGACGTCGGCCGGGCCTTGGCCGAGGCGGCCAAGGGCCGGGCCCTCCTCGACCTTCGGGCCGACCTCGAGGTAGCCGCCGCCCTATACCTCAACGCCGGACTGATGGCTGAGGACCGCGGGGACTGGGAGGAGGGCTTCGAGCGTTTCGGGGCCGCCCTGCGGCTCTATCGACAGGCCGGGGACCAGCGCGGTGAGGTCGCGGCGATGATCGAGGCGGCCCGCTATCACTTCCACGCCGGCCACCTCGAGCGGGCCCTCGGCACCAGCGAGGAGTGCATCGAACTGGCCGAGAAGATCGGCGATCCGGCCCTCGTCGGCCAGGGTCGCCAGGCCCTCGGGAAGGTCTTCATCGAGATGAAGGATCCCGAGCGGGCGAGCGCCGCCCTCGAGGAGAGCGTCCGGCTGTTCGAGGCCGCCGACCGCCCCGGCGAGCTGGCCGACAGCCTTTACGAGCTGGGCGAATTGCACATGGCCAGGGGCGAGCGAGATAAGGCCCTGGCCTTCTTTCAGCGGGCGACGGCCCTCTTCAGGAAAATGGGCCTGGCCAGCGGGCGGGGCAACATGGACGACCGGATGGTCAAGCGGCTATCCAGGCCAAAGGTCTAG